From one Phocoena sinus isolate mPhoSin1 chromosome 4, mPhoSin1.pri, whole genome shotgun sequence genomic stretch:
- the LOC116753278 gene encoding eukaryotic translation initiation factor 3 subunit J-like: MAVAAAGDSDSWDADRFSVEDPMRKVRGGGTAGRDRWEGDDEDVKDNWDDDDEKKAAAEVKPEVKISERKKTAEKIKEKERQRKKRQEEIKKRLEEPEEPKVLTPDR, encoded by the coding sequence ATGGCGGTGGCAGCGGCGGGGGACTCCGACTCCTGGGACGCGGACAGGTTCTCCGTGGAAGACCCGATGCGGAAGGTGAGGGGCGGCGGCACCGCCGGCAGGGACCGCTGGGAAGGTGACGACGAGGACGTCAAGGATAActgggatgatgatgatgaaaaaaaagcagcagcagaagtAAAACCAGaagtaaaaatttcagaaaggaaaaaaacagcagagaagataaaagagaaagaacGGCAGCGgaagaaaaggcaagaagaaattaaaaagaggtTAGAAGAACCTGAAGAACCTAAAGTGCTAACACCAGACAGATAA